TGGTCAATACAAATTGTCTTTTGGCAGAAAACGAAAGGATTTCGCTATTCCAAAAGGAAAAGAGACGAGGATTTCTGTCGAAGTGTAATTGCCGAGGAACACTCGCATCAGTTTTTTGGGGGTTCGGCAGATCGCGGGCCTGTTGTATCCAGGTGTACAACCGCAACTGGATCTTTCCGCTGAGGTATACAAGTCGACTGCAAGACCAGCGCTGTCGATGCACGCTTGCACAGCCCAACCTTACGCAGACACCTGGATCGCCTTTCGATCTCCCGGCAGGCGCGAGACGACCGCAGTGCCGAGCAGCATTAACGCCGCGCTGATGGTGAATCCCAAGCGCAAACCGTATGCATCCGCAATGAGACCTAAAACGATCACCGCCACGGCACGGATGAGAAAATTGGTTGCCATGAACACGCCGTTCGCCAGGGCGCGATTTTCGGGAAAAGACTCCTGCACCATGGCCATCAACACCGGTGTCGTCGACAGCGAAACCAGTCCCAACGGGACGAGCACGGCGAAACGCATCCAGTTCGTCCAGGAAAGGAACAACAGCGTCAAAAACGGCGTCGCCAGCATGGAGATGTACAGAACGCTGCGTCGTCCCCAGCGATCGCTGAGCGTCCCGCCCAGCAGCGCGCCGATGACGCCGGCGCCTTCCAGAATGGAAAGCGCCGAACCGGAAAGAAATAGATCGCTGCCTTCCTCGTTCAGGAATATGGGCAGATACGTTGTGAGGCAAACACTCATAAAAGCGCGTAAAAGGAGGAACAACGCCAACGGAAGCATTAACGTGCGCATCTCCCGCAGAGCCTGCTTCCAGTGCAGTTCGCTAACTTCGTCCGGACGGCCGGGTACGTCTTTCAAACGAAAGAAGAGTATCGCTGAAGCCATCCAACCGCCCAACATCAACCACGCCAGGCCCTCCAGCGTGAGATAGCCGATCGCTGCGACCAGCAAGATCGGCCCGATCGTGCGCCCCAGCTCGCCGCCGACCATCCAGAAACTCATGCCCAGCCCAAGGCGATTTCCCGATACGCGTCCCGCCATGACCGGCCCGATGGCGTGGATGCTCGCAGAACTGAATCCCGCGGCGAGCAGCAGAATGGGCAGGATGACGTAAGAGGGTGCGACGCCCAACAAACTCATCATCGTCGCCGTAACGCCCGGCGCCAGGATCACCAGGTAGCGCAGACTGACCCGATCGCCGATGTGGCCGATCAGCGGCTGCAGGATCGAAGGGCCCTGCATGAAAACCGAAAGCAGACCGGCTTCCGTCTTGGAAAGCAGGAACTTATCGATCAGCGCTGGCAGCATCGGTGCCAGGAAAGCCGAGTACGTGTCGTGAATCCAATGCCCGGCAGCCAGACTGATCACGTCCGCGGTTATGAAATCATCCTCAGCTCCGGAACGTGGGAGGGCATTCCGCTCGATCCCCTGTTGGGTTTTTTGCAGTCTGGCCAATAGCTTTTCCCGATCGGACTAGTTTTGAACCGCATTATTCTAACAGATACGGATTCCGGCGGCACCAATCGGCGCGTTTGCCGCTTGATTCCGTTTCAATCGTTGCTACAATGTCAGATGATGGACCTCGACGAACCTCGCGTGCGAGCGCCAGAATTTCCAGACTCGATGTGGCTCAACATCTACAGCGATGTATCGTTGCACAGCTTGCAGCCCAACGTCGTCCTACTCGATTTCTGGGAGTATACCTGCATCAACTGCCTGCGTACCTTGCCCTACCTGCGAGCCTGGCATGAACGCTACGCCGATCTCGGGCTGACGATCGTGGGCGTCCACACACCCGAATTCCGCTTCGGCCGGCGACCCGAATTCGTCAAGGCGGCCATCGGCCGCCTGGGCATAGGATGGCCGGTCGTTCTCGATAACGACCAACACATCTGGACCAGCTACGCCAACTGCTGCCGGCCGACGATTCATCTGATCGACGGGCAGGGTTACGTCCGATTCTCACGCGCCGGGGATCATGGCTACACGCAAATTGAAAGCGTTATCCAGGCTTTGCTGCGGGAGAAAGATCCCGACGTTCAACTGCCGCCGCTGCCCAAAGCAGAACATGCCCCCAGCGCCGTTTGTGTCCCCACTTCACAGGAAATCCACGTCGATGCACTCGGTTGCCCCTTACCGCAGGACGATAAGGCTGTCGAGTATTCGCTGCCGGCCCATCTCGCCGAGGGGCACTTCTACCTCGCAGGCAGCTGGCGGCTTAAAAACGACGGTCTGACAATCTCCGGCGAAAGCGGGACGATCACCTTGCCCTACCACGCCGCAGACGTTTACGCCGTGCTCTCGCCGAGTCCACACAGCGGCGGCTACACACGCTCCGAACACAGCCCACTTAAGATTGAGATTCTCCAAGACGGACGGCCGCTTCCGGTTGACAACTACGGCCAGGATGTGTTCAAAGATAAGGATCGATCGATGCTGCGCATCGACATCCCTCGCAGCTACCACGTAGCTCACAATTCAACGGTTCGCCGCGCTGAACTTCAAATGCGCATAATGGAAACCGGACTCACGTTATTCGCCTTCTCCTTCGGATCTTGCCTGATCACCGATCCGGCGGAAGAAAGCAGGGGAGCCTGACGTGTTGCGAAGGATTTTGTTGTATCTTTCTGATGCCGGCTGGGCACGCCGGCTCGTCAGAAATTGGCGGCTCGCCCGGCGGGTCTCATCTCGCTTTATCGCCGGAGAAACGCTCGACGAAGCCTGCGAAGTCGTGCGCAGGTTGAACCAGAAGGGCATGTATACTTCGCTGGATCATCTGGGGGAGAACGTCACCAACACCGAAGAGGCGGATGTGGCACGAGACGACTATAC
This region of Anaerolineales bacterium genomic DNA includes:
- a CDS encoding MFS transporter produces the protein MARLQKTQQGIERNALPRSGAEDDFITADVISLAAGHWIHDTYSAFLAPMLPALIDKFLLSKTEAGLLSVFMQGPSILQPLIGHIGDRVSLRYLVILAPGVTATMMSLLGVAPSYVILPILLLAAGFSSASIHAIGPVMAGRVSGNRLGLGMSFWMVGGELGRTIGPILLVAAIGYLTLEGLAWLMLGGWMASAILFFRLKDVPGRPDEVSELHWKQALREMRTLMLPLALFLLLRAFMSVCLTTYLPIFLNEEGSDLFLSGSALSILEGAGVIGALLGGTLSDRWGRRSVLYISMLATPFLTLLFLSWTNWMRFAVLVPLGLVSLSTTPVLMAMVQESFPENRALANGVFMATNFLIRAVAVIVLGLIADAYGLRLGFTISAALMLLGTAVVSRLPGDRKAIQVSA
- a CDS encoding redoxin domain-containing protein; protein product: MMDLDEPRVRAPEFPDSMWLNIYSDVSLHSLQPNVVLLDFWEYTCINCLRTLPYLRAWHERYADLGLTIVGVHTPEFRFGRRPEFVKAAIGRLGIGWPVVLDNDQHIWTSYANCCRPTIHLIDGQGYVRFSRAGDHGYTQIESVIQALLREKDPDVQLPPLPKAEHAPSAVCVPTSQEIHVDALGCPLPQDDKAVEYSLPAHLAEGHFYLAGSWRLKNDGLTISGESGTITLPYHAADVYAVLSPSPHSGGYTRSEHSPLKIEILQDGRPLPVDNYGQDVFKDKDRSMLRIDIPRSYHVAHNSTVRRAELQMRIMETGLTLFAFSFGSCLITDPAEESRGA